From the Candidatus Anoxymicrobium japonicum genome, the window GACAATTGTCTTGGACCCGACTCTGGAACCTGGGCGCTACCGGCGACGCCAGATGATTGACGGACTGGCTTTTGTTGCGTCCGCAGACCTATGTCTTGATTTGGTGGAACGTGCGCGCGGCGAAACCAGCCCGGCCGAGGTTGCAGCGATCTTAATTGCCAGACGTGAGGCGCTGGATTGGCCGGCGCTATTGGCGCAGGCCGGACAACGCGGCCTGGCCCGGCGCCTGGGGGTGTTGATCGAGGCTACCGGTGTCGAACTGGGCGCTGACCTTGCGCCGGTGTGGTTTGTCGGGCAGCTCCACCGGCTGGCCGAGGCGGAACCATCCAGCGACCAGGATTACCCGGCCGTGCGCCGCCGTGCGCCGCTGGAAGCATATCCTGCCCTGGCCGAACGGTGGGGGGTGCGTCTGCGCTTGCCGCACCACGTCATCGGCAAGGTGGTCTTGGATCTTTCGGTGCATTCCGGGCCGGTTTTTCAGCCAGCAGGGAGATGATTTGGTGGATGACCGCCTGGTGGGCGACCCCAGCAAGGTCGGCCGCGTGCTCCACTGGGAACCATCCGTTACCTTCCAACAACTCGTGCGCATCATGGTAGACGCGGACCTGGCAACCTTGCAACAGATGGGGAATCACACGCCGCACGTGGGGTGAGAAAAGCGATGAGTCTGCGCCGGTTGCCAAGAGAAAGGTAGGGATTCAATGACTGCTGGAATGATCTCCCTTGCAGTGCCGGAGCCGCTCTATCGGCGACTCGAACGGGTCGCCCAGATGACCCAACGTTCAGTTGCCGAAACGTTGGCTTCGGCGATTGCCATCGCCGTGCCATCTGCGGCGGATCTGCCCGACGCGCTGGCTGATGAATTGGCGGGAATGGCATGGTTGAGCGACAAGATGTTGCGCTCCGCCATCCGCCCCACCTTCACGCGCACACAGCAAAAGCGACTTGCAGAGATCAACGACATCCAGGACAAACGCCCGCTCAGCGTCAGCGAGCGGGCCGAGCAAGCACATCTCCTGGCCGAATACGAACGTTCCATGTTGCGGCGTGCGCAGGCGTTCATGATCTTGGCGCAACGCGGTTATCGCACACCGGGCTACAACGAGTTGGCGTCCAACCTATGAGCCGGCGTGGTGTGCCCGAAGCGTTGCGGCGCTGGTTAGAGACGCTTGGGGAGCGCTGCGAGTATTGCCGCACATCGGAATGGGTCACGGGAATGCCACTGGAAGCAGACCACATCCAACCGCTCGCCAAGGGCGGCGCTGCCAGCAAGGAGAACTTGTGCCGGGCCTGCTCCTCATGCAATACGAGCAAGGGGGATCGGACAGAGGCAACTGATCCGATGACCGGCCAGGCGGGGCCTCTGTTCAATCCACGACGACAGAAGTGGTCTGAGCATTTTACATGGAGCGAGGATGGCACGCGGGTCATCGGCCTTACCGCGTGCAGTCGAGCCACCATTGAGGCGTTGCAGATGAACAACGCACGCATCATACGCGCCCGCCGGTTATGGGGAGCGGCTGGTTGGCATCCACCGGCAAATTAGGCCGTTCCGGAAAAATAGATGTCCCAATATCGCCGGTTTCTCTGGGAATCTCAGGAGGTTCCGGGATGAGTATTTTTCTGGAACTATCTTAGTTCACAGATCACGCGTGGGAGACTTTATGTCCGACATCATCTTCGGCACCGACGGCTGGCGGGGACGCATCGCCGAGGACTACACCTTCGACAGCGTGCGGCGGTGCGCCCAGGGTTTTGCCGACTATCTGAAGGCGACC encodes:
- a CDS encoding HNH endonuclease, with protein sequence MSRRGVPEALRRWLETLGERCEYCRTSEWVTGMPLEADHIQPLAKGGAASKENLCRACSSCNTSKGDRTEATDPMTGQAGPLFNPRRQKWSEHFTWSEDGTRVIGLTACSRATIEALQMNNARIIRARRLWGAAGWHPPAN